A genomic region of Elaeis guineensis isolate ETL-2024a chromosome 9, EG11, whole genome shotgun sequence contains the following coding sequences:
- the LOC105051540 gene encoding LOW QUALITY PROTEIN: F-box/kelch-repeat protein At2g44130 (The sequence of the model RefSeq protein was modified relative to this genomic sequence to represent the inferred CDS: inserted 2 bases in 2 codons), translating into GGIRTRERRSHSSSKKRERDMGGGEEKALIPGLPDDIALDCLARVPHRFHSSLRPVCRRWRDLVTAPFFYEHRVRIGTAEDLIFLVQALVATENGHQDTGGEVDEQEKEMAAAAKCRPPVYGLSIYNATLGEWRRLAAAEPVPMFAQCAATGGKVVLVGGWDPLTLDPVEEVRVLDLVTGRWGRGAAMAAARSFFACAAAGGRVYVAGGHDGQKNALRSAEAYDVAMDRWAALPEMAEERDECQGAAAAGGKFWAVSGYGTESQGRFDAAAEWYDAAAGEWRREEGVWEXGDAGIGGGGAACFAAAGGLWCVDVKRGXREYDGMGRGWRAVAGVPELLRSTPCAVAMGGAAAGERVFVMGVEGEGGRHGGWVFEMGSKKWTRVETPAVFTGFVYSAAAVRL; encoded by the exons GGTGGTATCAGAACGAGAGAGCGTAGGAGTCATAGCAGtagtaaaaagagagagagagatatgggAGGAGGGGAAGAGAAGGCTTTGATTCCGGGCTTACCCGATGACATAGCTTTGGACTGCCTCGCCCGGGTCCCCCACCGATTCCACTCGAGCCTGCGCCCCGTTTGCCGGCGATGGCGCGATCTGGTCACCGCCCCCTTCTTTTACGAACACCGGGTGAGGATCGGTACCGCGGAGGACCTGATCTTCCTCGTCCAAGCCCTCGTCGCTACTGAGAATGGGCATCAGGACACCGGTGGTGAGGTTGATGAACAAGAGAAGGAGATGGCCGCCGCCGCCAAGTGCCGGCCGCCGGTGTACGGGCTGAGCATCTATAACGCGACGCTTGGGGAGTGGCGCCGCCTGGCCGCGGCGGAGCCGGTGCCGATGTTCGCGCAGTGCGCGGCGACCGGCGGGAAGGTGGTGCTTGTCGGGGGTTGGGATCCGCTGACGCTGGATCCGGTTGAGGAGGTGAGGGTTTTGGATCTGGTGACTGGGCGGTGGGGGAGGGGGGCGGCGATGGCGGCGGCGCGGTCGTTCTTCGCGTGCGCGGCGGCTGGGGGGAGGGTTTATGTGGCCGGCGGGCATGACGGGCAGAAGAACGCGCTCCGGTCGGCAGAAGCGTACGACGTGGCCATGGACCGGTGGGCGGCGCTGCCGGAGATGGCGGAGGAGCGCGACGAGTGCCAGGGGGCGGCGGCGGCGGGGGGGAAGTTCTGGGCGGTGAGCGGGTACGGGACGGAGAGCCAGGGACGGTTCGACGCGGCGGCGGAGTGGTACGATGCGGCGGCTGGGGAGTGGCGGAGGGAGGAGGGGGTGTGGG GTGGGGACGCCGGCATCGGGGGCGGCGGAGCGGCGTGCTTCGCAGCGGCGGGGGGGTTGTGGTGCGTGGATGTGAAGAGGG TGAGGGAGTACGATGGGATGGGGAGGGGCTGGAGGGCGGTGGCGGGGGTGCCGGAGTTGCTGAGGTCGACGCCGTGCGCGGTGGCGATGGGCGGGGCCGCTGCCGGAGAGAGGGTTTTCGTGATGGGGGTggagggggaggggggaaggCACGGCGGTTGGGTGTTCGAGATGGGGAGCAAGAAGTGGACGCGTGTGGAGACCCCGGCCGTCTTCACGGGGTTCGTCTACTCGGCTGCCGCGGTTCGGCTCTAA